One part of the Palaemon carinicauda isolate YSFRI2023 chromosome 23, ASM3689809v2, whole genome shotgun sequence genome encodes these proteins:
- the LOC137617581 gene encoding piggyBac transposable element-derived protein 3-like encodes MLMNGKRTTVISRPCPTTFIYYLREPYEYFFQFFRAELREHIVFQSNVYSRQKDVASNFHISEEEILVFHGLIVYMGLVPIPSLVNFWAVKTRIPQVADFISSNYFKSMLSSLHFNDNDQAAVSQVRFFKVRVPFTMVTKEFWKVSETPIHSMDEGMVANKGKKAGNLRRYVAKKPDKWDYKFFCRSSVDGFVHDTLMYQGETAFMSHHTLLSVEQKAMSVTSKFAFTLVKTIKHPSHLAVYADNYFASIGLAGYLRSQYGCWYIGTALKSVKVMNKKSTPRSTLDYVYSHGILVAKWKNKSIVTILSTDVGIELMDTVERALKKVPIPCTSDTQMYKNRMGGIDKSDMLTHL; translated from the coding sequence ATGCTGATGAATGGAAAAAGGACGACGGTGATATCCAGGCCCTGCCCAACTACATTCATCTACTATTTGAGGGAACCTTATGAATATTTCTTCCAGTTCTTCAGAGCTGAATTGAGGGAACACATTGTATTCCAATCCAACGTGTATTCAAGACAGAAAGATGTAGCCAGCAACTTCCATATATCAGAAGAGGAGATCTTGGTTTTCCATGGCCTCATCGTGTACATGGGCCTAGTTCCTATCCCTAGCTTAGTCaacttctgggccgtgaagaccaggattcctcaaGTTGCAGACTTCATATCCTCGAACTACTTCAAGTCAATGCTATCTTcccttcacttcaacgacaatgaccaggcagcagtCTCACAAGttcggttcttcaaggtgagagtccccttcaccaTGGTAACCAAAGAATTCTGGAAAGTTTCCGAGACTCCTATCCACTCCATGGATGAAGGGATGGTCGCCAATAAGGGCAAAAAGGCTGGTAACCTTCGCcggtatgtagccaagaagcctgacaagtgggacTATAAGTTTTTCTGCCGCTCCAGTGTtgatggatttgtgcatgatacTCTTATGTACCAAGGTGAGACCGCCTTTATGAGCCACCATACTCTGCTTTCTGTAGAGCAGAAAGCCATGTCTGTGACTTCAAAGTTTGCTTTCACCCTAGTAAAGACCATCAAGCACCCCAGTCACttagcagtgtatgcagacaactactttgCCAGTATAGGGTTAGCCGGGTACCTGAGATCGCAGTATGGATGCTGGTATATAGGCACTGCCTTGAAGTCTGTGAAGGTGATGAACAAGAAATCGACACCAAGGAGCACATTGGACTATGTCTATTCTCATGGCATCCTTGTTGCAAAATGGAAGAACAAGAGCAttgtgacaatcttgtccactgatgttgGTATCGAGCTTATGGATACAGTGGAACGGGCACTcaagaaggttcccattccttgcACATCTGACACCCAGATGTACAAAAACCGCATGGGTGGCAttgacaaaagtgacatgttgacacacctctaa